The Nymphaea colorata isolate Beijing-Zhang1983 chromosome 5, ASM883128v2, whole genome shotgun sequence DNA segment gaaagagggatttAAAAGATGGGAAATGTTtgctaagagaaaaaaagaaaaaaaaaaaaagggtgagAGAGCTTAAGTTGTTCTCTaatatatgaaattaaaaaaaaaaagtgacaaatTTACTAACCTACAAAAATTTATaggttacaaaaaaaaaagggtgagACAACCattggttttaaaaaatttagtttataCATCTCATTTGCATTTCATCATTTGTTCAGTTATAATATTTGGCATGTGCATGCGTCTATGCAGTAGagattacaagaaaaaaaagactgcAAGATCAATTTGGAGGCCGTAGTTGACCTTCAAACCTAGGGAAACTATGACCTAATCCCCGTAATCCCCAATCCGGTGGGTGGAGGCCAGCAAGCGAATGGTTAGGCACTAACATGCAAAGttgaatgatttttaaaaaatgttttgaaaaggaTAAAATTAGAATACCAAAAAGGTTAAAAgtctgaaaatatatattttttacaaaaaaaattctaaaatgatCCAACCATcttcgtttttcctttttaagtgTATATTTATTGCATGCACACACTTATGAGCGGCCTCATAATAATAGTCATAGTGAAAGATGGTTTCTATGGGTcccaagtccattcaatttCCAATTCTTTGGACACTGTTGTTGCCTCCTTGCTACATCTTGCTACATCTTCATAATTGGCTCCAATAATACCCACTTTAGGAATTCTGTCCCTAATGTTACGGCCAGGTTTAATATCGTCCAACTAACAATTGGTATTAattccacatatatatatatatatatatatatatatatatatatatatatatatatatatatatatatatatatatatatatatatatatatatccgatcAAAccacataaagaaaaaaaatatatatagaacaaATTTTGTCATCCAACTAAGAATTCAGGTGGATTAGGATATAAAAGATTTCGgattttaagtaaatattgacCAGGTTTGGATTCAGTTTCTGATCAGATATAGGGTTAAATAAATAGTTGATACTCAATGTTTAGAATATGGTTTGggtttgatttaaaaattggatttgggtattgatttcagattttggatttgaacatggtatagttttttgttcttccgaattcaaatatgaattcgAAAATGGATATGGTAAAGCACATACCATACTCAAATCCGATTAATTGACGTTCCTAGACCCAGGGTTCCAGTCTACATGAGTGAGTAGTGTATCAGCTAGTACAATGCTCACACCCATTTGACGACTTGGAGTTACATATAACTCATGAGATTTGAATCGATGGCATGGAAGCACTTTCCCGGCCGCCAATCTGACCAGCTACTCTATACCTAAGTCTGGGTATCAGGCCGGCCCGGCTTGACATCTAAAACTCGGCCCGGGCCTGGCCCAACTTGGAAAACCCGAGCTCGAGCCCAgctcgattaaattaaaaataatttttaataatataaaataatacataaaaataattaattataataaaatattatatatatattaataaaaaaattaaaaaataattatcagTCTGGACCCGGGCTTATCAAGCCCACCTAGGCCGGCCTGATAATTTATCGGGTCGGCCCAGGTCTTGTTTTTTCGGGCCCGAGCCCCAGTTGGGCCGGGTACCTGGCGGCGGCTCGACCCGGTGCCCAAGCTTATCTAACCCTTTGGGGATTAAAACATACACATTTAATATACgttttattttaattgttatTAAATTGAAGATCCATGGGTCAATCCTCCTTTGGTCACCAGCCCTGGCACCATGAATTTGTTAATGATGCCAAAACTATATGAGGCACATTAATATTTTAAATCCATAAAACACAGGCATCCTTGCAATTAACTATGCTGTTAAAATAAAGATTCAATTTCTATAACAATACAAGTTTGTTGGGGCTCCACTTTCTAATATGATGTCTAACCAATGTAAGATTGAGGTATGAAAAGGATTATTTAATTgggatttaaatttttattagcAAGTTAAGATTAAGCATATATTCACTAAATCAAGCTAAGATCAATATTACAGGTGTTAACCTTTTTTACCTCCAGTAATTTGAACATATTAAATTTAAGccttctatttttcctttttatgaatTTACTATAACCATGCATGAAATTCTTAGACATGAGGAAAACTGAACCTACATGGTCAAAACTTCACCAATATTTAGTTAACATACTTCAACGGACCATGGTTATAGCTAAGTTTTTTGAAacaatatgcttttttttttgtttaatttaactTATCTTGGATGTATTAATTTGGAAGTTAGGTTTAATGTCAAATCTGCTGACTTAAAGAACAGCATCATTTAGCACCTTGTCagcttgtaattttttaatcaatatATGGCAGAAACTGCCATCTTTCCTGGTTCTTAGAGATATACATTTTTAAGTTCTTTCAATTAGATATGTAAAAAATGCCTCCCCACCAAACATTAACATGATTTAGACTGGTATGGCTTTTGAGGGgtagtttttattattattattattattattattattatgtttttACTTAAGAAAACCACGCCAGGCAAGAAGGGCTCGCCTTTCACTCGGGGTCTAAAACCCCTAGACCATGCATCGGCTTTCGCAATTCGAACTAGCAACTGGTTGCCTACCAGCCACCAACTTGACCAGTTGCGCCACACCCATCCGGGCAACTTTCGAGATCAGTTTGAACAGCAATTTCCTTCATGGCGgattataaatatttatattttctcttatttcttaagctcaatattaaataaaatgtcaagaaaaaaggcTGATGACATTGGCAAACTTTTCGAATGGTATGGCCCTTGAGCTCAGGTGGAAGCATTGGGTTTAAGTTGGATAAGGCTTATATGTGTTCCGATCCAAATTATCATCTACATCAAAGCTTTACAAATATGAAGCATAATTTCCACAAAAGCTTCgaaatcttaaatcaaatcgACATCAAGAGGAAGTAACAAACCATGCAGTTTACTTTtaaatcaagaaattcaaagcgTTTTacaaaattctagataaagCCTTAACCCTGCCACGGCAAAGctttgataaataaataaacttttttgtttgattatcaAATCAATGTCACTGGAATCCGTAGTCAAACAAATTTCACATTAGGGAGTCAAACCTGTGGGGCGTTTGATTACTCCAtgtttgaaatccatggatatgaTATGGATTTGACGTgacatgttttaaatttatggctcatcaaactaaggattttttGTCAGACCTAAGATCCACACTTAGTCTAAGtgttcttattttatttctttgcattgagaaaatgttgaatttAACATCGAAAAAGTGAGGATTTGACCTTAAATTCACGGATCTCAAATCAcggctggtgtgggccactgcccacgcgagccctaaaattttatattgtgATTAAGTTGGACTTAGGTTCAACTAGGCCAGCAACATGTGGTGCCCACACTAGACCAAAGTGAGTGCTCTGCAACCACTCATTCTCTTAAGCGAGGGATCAGTTAATGCCcttcaatcaaaattttctggGTCCTCCACTGAATCACGGGGATCCCAAATTTGATGCTATCAAACGCTCCTAAAAGATCGATATTTAAGGCTTTGTTTTGAAGCTTATTTTGTGGGAAGATGTGGAAGGTATAGGAAAAGAAATGGCTCAATAACAAAGAGTTGTAAACGAGCAGGATTCAGTTGGGGTCAAACACTGGCAAAACAAAGTAAACTTAATCTAATGTAGTcagattttaattttgaattaaaaaataaatcccGATCTGATTTTACATggggtttttcttttccttaaaaaaaatgttaaatcaGCAATTAGTTCATCTATTTTATTGGAATCTAAAAAGCTATGTCAAcgtcaaatttagttttaatttgaatttgcaTCAAACTCTAATTTGGTTTGCTGACTTCTACCAAAATCACGTCACAAGAAAGACCACAGATATATAATTAtgaatagggatgtcaatatattcgatttgaatcggatatctgtcggatccgatccgaaaaaatcggatatgaaaaaaattaatatctgattaagaaatcagatcggatttggatttaataaataacatctgatcggatttagatttggattcagatatacataaatatccgatcagattcggatcgaattcatttttaaacaaatatcttgtatctaatgctattaaattttgaaaattgacaaaatctggttcaaaattcggattcggatataaatataaaaaacggATTCGggttgtaaaatcggattttggattcagatatgactttatTTATTCGAAaccgaatttgaatccaaattcgaatgaaatatttgaatatccgaaaaagtagatatgattaaggatacatccgatccaaatccaatccgtTGACTTTCCTAACTCTGAATCTAAAGGTTTAAAATTGAAGCCTATCTCGTATTAAAACAACAGGAATTAGCCTTCTTCCGGCAAGTCGACGGAAAGCTCATGCCTGAGTCCTCGAAAGAGCATTAATAATAACCCGTTGGGCCgtttcataacaaaaaaaacactaacacaatattctatgaatctaccaGGACGCCCTTTAGGTGCAAACCCTTGAGAAATGCTCTAtttttcttgttacatacaAGTTCAAACGCACATCAGAATTGAACCACAGCCCACTAGGCCAATCCCTTTGACTCTGTTCAAACTAGCTGAACTGAGATTAACAAAGTTCATTCAAAATTGGACGCAACTCAAGCTTCGTTAAAATAGAACAAAATACATCCTCTCTAGATGAAGCTCTAGCTTAGTTGATTCGGAACAAAATCTGCACCATCAGTTCGTTTCTTGGTCGTCCGGTTGTCTGTCTCCACCTCACCTCAAATTTAGAGAAAGATGGTGATGTCATGGCATAGCTGGTCTAACTAACGATTGGTAAGAGTCCAGTTCCTGGTTCTATTCTCATGGGCATCAATTCTTTTTCAAGCTGGCCCTGGTTCGATTCTTATGTGCATCAATTCTGGCTCAAACCGGTCAAACTATGGATATGAGGCAAGAAGCAAGGCATGGGGCCTTGAATTccaggggtgggcatcgggccgggatGGCCCGGCTTGgcccatttaaaaataaaaaatatttttaattataaaataatgtttttaaatataaaatatatttattaataataaatatatattattaaaacccaaaaaattataaagtatatatatattttttatacttAAACGAGCCGAaccgggccgacccgggccggtCTATCGgtcccggcccgacgcccatcCTTATTGAATTCTCATTCCTCACTGAAGCGGTAACTCAAGAAATTGTTATCTTTTTGTTATaccaaaattaaatttttaaaaatattatatgctaaatatagatattttccttattttattaaaatccAGTCCATCGCCTTCATGGTCAAACGAGGTCCCGGCCCAACTTACAAGTAGCATGAAAAGAGTATGCTCTCCTCTCGTAGTTAATGGAGATATAAAGGGTTTTACCAACTAAAGGCTGTTTTCGTGAAATTTAATCACATTTTTTCAAATCACACATCTGAAAGGCGCACTTATTAGACGTTTGTCAATAAACAATTGGcgattataatattttttaataatccAGTTAGCGTTATCTATACATTATTAATTccaaacttaaaaataaaatatcggAAATTGGGCTCtaattattttacttttttaaaaatcataagGGCATGCTTGATTGCCTAAAGTGCACAAAATGTAACTGAAGATCAAGAACTTAGGATATTCGAGCAACCCAACAAGCCTTGACCCCTAATAAaacagaaaattgaaaatatctTCGAGAGGAGAAGTCGaccacattttttcttttatttctgttATTTTAAATACATCACAAGTCAATAATAGTTTCTTTACTAtgcacaaataaaataaaagaaaattcccGAACTTCACAGAGCTTACAGGTTAGCGGACAAGCAAAAGGGCTCTGAAACATGAAAGGTTGTAAACGACGACTAGGGGCATTCTCGTCCAGTTCGAGTTGAAGGCGTCTTCCGTCCTTGACGAGAAACAATAGGCTACTTCTGTAATCTAATCTTTTCTATCACAGATGATGCAGGGGCAATTTTGCAATATACGTATTACCTTCACCGGGACGAGAAGGAAGTGGACCGGATAAGACGACGAGCTGGCCGGCGACCGCTTCGACGGAGACTACtcgtcgtcgccgccgccgctaAGGAGGGAGCGGAAGTAGACGACAAGGAGGAGGACGAGAAGAAGGATGGCGACGCCGACGGGGGATCCGCCGATCCGGTGGATGGAGTTGGGCTCGCTGACGGCAGCGATCGCGTCGGAGATGACGGCGCAGCGCTCGGAGGAGAGGAAGCggatgaggaagaggaggaggagcggTATGAGGAGGAGGGCCGAGGGGCTCAGCATCTCCTGGATCGACTCGAGCACCACGCTCGGGTCCCCCAGAACCATCGGCAGCGCCACCGCCACTCCTACCACCGCCACCAGGATGGCTCCGTACGGCGGCGCCTCCCATTCACCGCCTTCCGccattttctccttctctccgtAATTCTGCAGCTTCCTGGCGTGATCTCTTCGTTCATGGTCGCCGAGGAGTGCACTTAAGAAGAAGTCAAGTTCGAAAAATGCCCTCGGTTGGACGCTCCATAACGAAACCGCCACTTTGGGAATTGACTGACGGTGGCTCTCTTTTatgcccttttcttttccaataatGACAGACACGTCCCTCCGACTGGCTCCGCACCTCGACGGATCAAGTAGGACAACGAGTCTTACATGATCGTACCTTTCcttcttcaaaatttgatttcaaatgtTAGGACATTAAATATGTATACGGAATTCGATACAAGATCTTCAACATATGATTAAAAACAATATTCCTAAAGACCAGGCCATACGCAACTtaatataaacatatttttctAAGCATGATGCCAAGGTGTACGAAGATTATGCATTTAGCATTTCTTTATGTACGTATAATTTGAAACGAAGGTCATTATCAATAACACTGGATCTCTCCTTACTTGGAAGCAAGAAGACACATGCACAAGCCAGGTGTTCGGGCAAGCTCATGTTCGGCCCCTCCCTATATGCCACGAGCGCCTAAGGGAGGGTCGTGGTATGCAACTAGGACACCGAACATATGTTAGGCCGAACATGGATCACTCTATTACTTGTGTTTGCAGATGAATTTTAAGTATTTGAAGTTGAAAGAAGTCAAAAATGTATAAACCATCTTCTCATACTAAACAAAGCAACTGGATGAGTATGGGCACCCTAACTTTCTAGGGTACTTAACATAAACATGTGGGGAAAGTTCATTGacttttattgccaaaaaactATATGAACGAGACTAATACAATATGTATTATGGTTAAGTATTACTGTTTTGTACATTTCAAGCTTGTGCCCCTCATGCTTTGCTAGTATACTTGTGTGGACTATACAATGAAGACAAACTACTTTGGAAGTGTTTCACATTGTTAAGTTACGATGCGTGTTCGTCACACCATCCAGACTTAATCTTCGTCGCCAAAAGGCCGAGAAAGGTATAACTCGTCACATCATCCACATTCCGATGACTTGTAAAGTAAAATAATAGTAATTCAAATATGAGATAcatgtttatgtttgttttacTCACCTAAATCAATATGATGCAAATTAGGGTTTCTGACACTTAAGAGGACATTATGAGCTCACCAAGGCCCATTTGGTCATGCACCTCGAGTCTAAATGGCCCATATCCAATTCACATCCAGCAAGAACCTATAGTGCCTGGCCCAAACCAGATCCAGACTTGAGCTGGGTCCAGGCCTTAGTGGGTCAGAGTCCGCGGTGGAGTCGGACCCGTTCTTGGATCGGTTCTCCCCGAAATTCATCCTAACCGACAGCAACCTTCTTGTGAATGTTACGGGATGGTCAGTCGTGAGTGGCGCGCTCGTAATTTAGTCGAAACGGAAGGCCCAAACGTGGTTGGTGCCTCCCCCAGTCGTGGCTGGGAAAAAGCGGCCACTTCGGCAGCCCACGATTTGAGAACGACTTGTTTGATCAATTTACTAAACTGCCCTCGGGTAACTTCATTGAACAGGCATTGACTGCCCCGCCGACTTCCGGTGTGAAAGGTTAACTGCTTTTCAAACCGAGTGGGGGGGTCATCTGAACGAAATTACAAAATTACCCCCAAAGAAGTTTCAACCCTCAGAGAGACTCTCGGTCATTAAACGAATGTGCAGGAATATTTTCGTAATTTCGTACTTGTTAAAAGTCAAACACATGAGACGAGGAAACCGAGTTCAGCGTGCGGGTTCGTGAAAtggctttattttatttattactgCCCCATGTATTATGGGCTATTTACATTTTCATGCTTACTTTTGTATCTAATGACAACATGATgtgaataattattttttttaattaaaccGCCTTAAAAGAAATCAGTCAATTCTCTATACCCTCTTTTTTTAGAATGCTGAGCTGTGTTTTCAATGCATTTGAAGCTTTTCTTGTACTTCAGCTTGCAAATGTACAACATAAAGAAGTTGACATCACAATAATTCAAATTACCATTCACCTCTCAGTTACTCACACCATCCTACTTGAGGTAAAAAAgttttacaaaaatcaaattgtaCTTGTTCAAAATGCATAGATTGGAGCTTTTCCTAAACTTCAGCTTACATATGTTTGTTGACATCACAAgaattcacataaaaaaaaaactacccacCAGCTTTCCTCCCAATAATTACACCAAACCCCTGAAAGTTATTGAAATAATCCAAATTGGGATAGTGTAtgaaggttttttttgtttaaattcgTTTAGCATCAGCCTGtatgaagttttctttttttaattttaaattaccAATCAAACGTAATTAAATTAACTTAAAGCCCTAATTCAAACTATGCAAGCTAATAATTAaccagtaaaaagaaaaaaagaatgaaactcTTTGAGATTTGGGTTGGATTCGGGAGACCCGAGTCCGTTACAACTTGGTCCAATAAGAAAGGGCCCGACATGTTTTGGCTCTCATCGTTGCAGACAGTGGAGGCTTTGTCAAACGATGGACGCGTCTCACATCAGCTCGCTATTCAACTGCTCGCGATATTTACAGGATATTTCAcgatttaaatattttaaacttgaaacAGCTTTTTGTATATCGCGATTTTAAATATCCACTTGGGAGCTGCTGCTTTCTATTGCCCTCCGGCGAAATGATTCAGAATACGATGTTGGGCATTTTAGTAAATTGGCCGATTTATTTTACAGAACtagtttttattaataaaattagAAACGACacagtctttttctttcttttatatgttttttttttttttaaaaatagctGGTCTCTATTTAGCAAATTATAGACTGCTTGTATGGAAACACGAGAGCCCATTCTGAGTGGTTATTTGAGTTTTAGATTAAATGTGGACACTATTTAGCGATTTTGGAAATGACTTTGTCAAGTATCAGAAAATGTAGCAAGAGTGAAATGCAGGGAATGCTCCAACACCCAACTTACCATCCATAGTTAAAGgtaaaaaattgttttggtgAACTGAATCGAAAGGGCTGACGGTTTTCTACATAGGTTCAACCCAATTAAAAGCCGATTTTTTAGTtagttggtttaaaaaaaaaaacatttttgaaaaaaaataaaaatgaaaaataaaaattcaagtaatttcttaaaaaaacttCTAAAAAACGTAAGGCGTGACATTCATGAATTGGCTGCAAAATTAAATTGGTTGGCCACTAGTTTGATTTTAATCAATTGAGTTAGGCTGATCGACCTACCTCTGATAATATTGGTAAAATATGAAACAGCAACAACAAATAGAGAGACGAAGATCTAGAACAAATTCATAACAAACAAGAACTTGGTGAGCTGGAGTTAGGTTAAAAGTCACTCGATTATGCCCGACATGGGACCAAGCATTCATTCGGTTCCTTATTGCCTAGTACAACTAGATCCGACTTTAGCCtcgaaaaagaaaacatgctcGCTTAAAGTTCATGGTAAGTGGAGTTTCCCATTATCCGGTAGAAAGTAGAAGTTTCCACTCAACTCTTTATCTTCTTAAAGTACATGGCCTGCTTTTAGTATCTGAGATGTcgcattttttgaatttcaacaTACACTCC contains these protein-coding regions:
- the LOC116254679 gene encoding uncharacterized protein LOC116254679, which translates into the protein MAEGGEWEAPPYGAILVAVVGVAVALPMVLGDPSVVLESIQEMLSPSALLLIPLLLLFLIRFLSSERCAVISDAIAAVSEPNSIHRIGGSPVGVAILLLVLLLVVYFRSLLSGGGDDE